A portion of the Syngnathoides biaculeatus isolate LvHL_M chromosome 7, ASM1980259v1, whole genome shotgun sequence genome contains these proteins:
- the LOC133503270 gene encoding C2 calcium-dependent domain-containing protein 4C yields the protein MWVLDKIRGSVETGVLRHGENGDKKGTASPYTNVLTPDKIPDFFIPPKLVSCPPEAEAAKPKEDSQPSSSEQTIGGGRKISVPKSPRLVTKLTGDTKSLLKAANRHIIQIESADDVVVGDTNADPQSQTAMSLPYVPKTQTSYGFTTLKESPHTRRKESLFHCDISSPVTSPNSQRKTPGKGDGGGNHLNPADFNASHMNPYRYFSGGESDTCSSAESSPFSSPLLSRSASLLKIFTHETQAKVVKAKRSFARHSSLSTDECSSAEPSPSIQRRLRIPSFHCGGAPASDHGSQREHTVNLHKGGSVRISAHYDAGTSRLRVRVLAAESLYDKHFDIKSINCCVSVYLNPGKMQKQRSNIIKNSRNPVFNEDFFFDAVGPLQVKNLSLKLKVVNKGTSLKRNTLLGEREVLLSKLLSGV from the coding sequence ATGTGGGTTCTGGATAAGATCCGCGGCTCGGTGGAGACGGGCGTGCtgcggcacggggagaacggcGACAAGAAAGGCACGGCGTCGCCCTACACCAACGTGCTGACGCCCGACAAGATCCCGGACTTCTTCATCCCGCCCAAGCTGGTCAGCTGCCCTCCCGAAGCCGAGGCGGCGAAGCCCAAGGAGGACTCGCAGCCTTCGTCGTCGGAACAAACCATCGGCGGCGGGAGGAAGATCAGCGTCCCCAAAAGCCCCCGTCTGGTGACCAAGCTGACGGGAGACACTAAGAGCCTGCTGAAGGCAGCCAACCGCCACATTATTCAGATCGAGAGCGCTGACGACGTCGTGGTCGGGGACACCAACGCGGACCCCCAGTCGCAGACCGCCATGTCGCTCCCCTACGTCCCCAAGACTCAAACATCTTACGGCTTCACCACGTTGAAGGAGAGCCCTCACACTCGCCGCAAAGAGTCACTCTTCCACTGCGACatcagcagtcccgtgacctcCCCAAACAGCCAGAGGAAGACCCCGGGCAAGGGTGACGGGGGCGGCAACCATCTGAATCCGGCTGACTTCAACGCCTCCCACATGAACCCGTACCGCTACTTCAGCGGCGGCGAGAGCGACACCTGCTCGTCGGCCGAGTCGTCGCCCTTCAGCTCGCCGCTGCTGTCCCGTTCCGCCTCGCTGCTCAAGATCTTCACGCACGAGACGCAGGCCAAGGTGGTGAAGGCCAAGCGCTCCTTCGCCCGCCACAGCTCGCTGTCCACAGACGAGTGCAGCTCAGCCGAGCCCAGCCCCAGCATCCAGCGCCGCTTGCGCATCCCGTCCTTCCACTGCGGTGGCGCGCCGGCTTCGGACCACGGCTCTCAGCGGGAGCACACGGTCAACTTGCACAAGGGCGGCAGCGTCCGCATCAGCGCCCACTACGACGCCGGCACCTCCCGTCTGCGCGTTCGCGTCCTGGCGGCCGAGAGTCTCTACGACAAACACTTTGACATCAAGAGCATCAACTGCTGCGTGTCGGTCTACTTGAACCCCGGCAAGATGCAAAAGCAACGCAGCAACATCATCAAGAACAGTCGCAACCCCGTCTTCAACGAGGACTTCTTCTTCGATGCCGTCGGCCCGCTTCAGGTCAAGAACCTGTCGCTCAAGCTCAAAGTGGTCAACAAAGGTACCAGCCTCAAAAGGAACACCCTGCTGGGGGAGCGGGAGGTCCTGCTAAGCAAGCTGCTCTCGGGGGTCTAG